ACCGCGTTGCGGCCCTGGTCAATGCCGGCGTTGACGTGGTGGTGGTCGACACCGCCCACGGTCACTCCAAGGGCGTGATCGACCGCGTTCGTTGGGTCAAGCAGAACTTCCCTGACGTGCAGGTGATCGGCGGCAACATCGCCACCGGCGCCGCCGCCAAGGCCCTGGCCGAAGCTGGCGCCGACGCGGTCAAGGTCGGTATCGGCCCTGGCTCGATCTGCACCACGCGCATCGTCGCCGGTGTCGGCGTGCCGCAGATCAGCGCCATCGCCAACGTCGCCGCCGCCCTTGAAGGCACCGGCGTGCCGTTGATCGCCGACGGCGGTATCCGCTTCTCCGGTGACCTGTCCAAGGCCATCGTCGCCGGCGCGTCTTGCGTGATGATGGGTTCGATGTTTGCCGGTACCGAAGAAGCACCGGGCGAGATCGAGCTGTTCCAGGGGCGTAGCTACAAGGCCTATCGCGGCATGGGTTCGCTGGGTGCCATGTCCCAGGCCCAGGGTTCTTCCGACCGTTACTTCCAGGACTCCTCCGCGGGTGCCGAGAAGCTGGTGCCGGAAGGCATCGAAGGTCGCGTGCCGTACAAAGGCACCCTGAGCGCGATCATCCATCAACTGATGGGCGGCCTGCGTTCTTCCATGGGCTACACCGGCAGCGCTGACATCGAAGAGATGCGCACCAAGCCGGAATTCGTGCGCATCACCGGCGCCGGCATGGCCGAGTCCCATGTCCACGACGTGCAGATCACCAAGGAAGCGCCGAACTACCGCGTAGGTTAAGGCCTTCAGCAAAACGTTAAATCACCGGGGCTGTTCATTCAGCCCCGAGTTGTTTCTGATTCACTACATGAGAATGAGTCATGGCCCTCGACATTCACGCTCACCGCATCCTGATCCTCGACTTCGGTTCCCAGTACACCCAGCTGATCGCCCGCCGCGTGCGTGAAATCGGCGTGTACTGCGAACTGCATCCGTTCGACATGGATGACGAAGCGATTCGCGAATTCGCTCCCAAAGGCGTCATCCTCGCCGGCGGTCCCGAGTCCGTGCACGAAGCCGACAGCCCACGCTGCCCGCAAGCCGTGTTCGACCTTGGCGTGCCGGTCTTCGGTATCTGCTACGGCATGCAGACCATGGCTGAGCAACTGGGCGGCAAGGTCGAAGGTTCGGACCTGCGTGAGTTCGGTTATGCCCGCGTCGACGTCGTCGGCAAGAGCCGCCTGCTGGACGGCATCGAAGACCACATCGACGCCGATGGCCTGTTCGGCCTCGACGTGTGGATGAGCCACGGTGACAAAGTCACCAGGATGCCGGAAGACTTCCACATCCTGGCCAGCACCCCGAGCTGCCCGATCGCAGGCATGTTCAACGACGATCGCCGCTACTACGGCGTGCAGTTCCACCCGGAAGTGACCCACACCAAGCAGGGCGGCCGCATCCTGTCGCGCTTCATCCTCGACATCTGCGGGTGCGAAGCCCTGTGGACCCCGTCGAAGATCGCCGAAGACGCCATCGCCCAGGTCCGCGCCCAGGTTGGTACCGACAACGTGCTGCTGGGCCTGTCCGGTGGCGTCGACTCCTCGGTGGTTGCCGCATTGCTGCACAAGGCCATCGGCGACCAGCTGACCTGCGTCTTCGTCGACAACGGCCTGCTGCGCCTGCACGAAGGCGAGCAAGTGATGGCCATGTTCGCCGAGAACATGGGCGTCAAGGTGATCCGCGCCAACGCCGAAGAGCAGTTCCTGAACAACCTGGCCGGCGAGTCCGACCCGGAGAAGAAACGCAAGATCATCGGCCGCACCTTCATCGACGTGTTCGATGCCCAGTCCAACAAGTTGGACAACATCAAGTACCTGGCCCAGGGCACCATCTATCCCGACGTGATCGAGTCGGCCGGCGCCAAGAGCGGCAAGGCCCACGTGATCAAGTCCCACCACAACGTCGGTGGCCTGCCGGAAGAGATGAACCTCAAGCTGGTCGAGCCGCTGCGCGAATTGTTCAAGGACGAAGTGCGTCGCCTCGGCCTGGAACTGGGCCTGCCGTACGACATGGTCTACCGCCACCCATTCCCAGGCCCGGGCCTTGGCGTGCGGATCCTCGGTGAAGTGAAGAAGGAATACGCCGACCTGCTGCGCCGCGCCGACCACATCTTCATCGAAGAACTGCGCAAGGCCGACTGGTACCACAAGGTCAGCCAGGCATTCGTGGTGTTCCAACCGGTGAAATCGGTGGGCGTCGTCGGCGATGGCCGTCGCTACGCTTGGGTCGTCGCCCTGCGCGCCGTGGAAACCATCGACTTCATGACCGCTCGCTGGGCACACCTGCCGTACGAGCTGCTGGAAACCGTTTCCGGGCGGATCATCAATGAAATCGAAGGCATTTCTCGCGTCACGTATGACGTGTCGAGCAAGCCGCCGGCGACGATTGAGTGGGAGTGACGGAAGCTCAACAGGGTAACCCCCTGTTGTCCTGAAATCGATGCAACGTCGATTTTGTGATCGGAGGGAGAAAGGGGCAGGTTCAGCCTCTTTCTCAGCTCTGACGAGCCGGTTGTTGAAATAATCGTTTTTGCGCACAGCTCTTGTTATCTAATCGTTTTTATCCCATCTTAATCGTTAGCTGACCAAATCAGGCGGCACGACATCATTTCTTAGTCCCTAAAACTCATCTTGTCCGCGGAGGCCCTATATGACCGATTTGCCCGCAGACCCGATAGGCGCCGCCTGGCTGGCTCAAATCTATGGTGTGCAGCCTCTGGGGCGACTGCCGGTGATGAGTCAAGTAGGCGGGAGACGCGCAACTCAAGTCACCGATGGCTTTCGTATGGAGAGCTACACCGAGGCGATGCGGCCGGATGAGGAGCCGGCTGCACATCTGCAGTTCCATCTGCGTCATGAAGTCCCGCATCTGGAGTTCCTTGCCCGTCTGTTCGAGAAGACGGGGCCTGTTTTCGTCCAGGACTGGGTTACGGTCGAGCCTACTGGGCAGTACGCGCGTCGTGCTGCGTTTCTATATGAATGGCTGACCGGAGACACTCTGGTCGTGCCCGAGCGCTTAGGCGGCAATTACGTCGATGCCATTGACGAAGCCAAGCTGGTATCGGCAACCCGCGACCGAGTGGTCAAGGTGCAGCGCTGGCGGGTAAATGACAACCTGCCCGGCACGCGTGAATTCTGCCCCTGCGTGGTCAAGACCGAGGCGGTAATGCGTGCGGTTGGACTGGACGTCCCACGCCTGTTCGGTGAATTGACAGATGAGTTCGGCGAGGATCTGCTGATGCGGTCGGCGGTCTGGATGACGTTACGCGAGAGCAAGGCCAGCTTTGCCATCGAAGGCGAGGCCGACCGGGTAGGGCGGGTGCAACGCTTTGCGGACGTGATGGCTCGTCGTACAGGGCAAGGTGCAGTCCCGTTGAGCAATGCCGCACTTGCAGAGTTGCAGCAAGAAATTCTCGGTGATCGGACGACGATCGCCCACTTCGGCGTGCGCCAGTCACCGGTTTTCGTCGGCGAAACGGTGCGCTACCAAGAGGTCGTACATTACGTCGCCCCTGCGGCCGATGAGATCGGCGCGATGCTTGAAGGGCTAAAGGTGTTCCTCGAAAGGACGCAAGGCCAATCGTCAGTGATGCGTAGCGCGGTGACAGCCTTTGGTTTCGTCTATATCCACCCTCTCGCTGATGGTAACGGCCGTGTGCACCGGTTTTTGGTCAATGACGTACTGCGACGCGACGGCGTGATTCCTGATCCGGTGATTTTACCGATCTCAGCGGTTATTACCGATGACGCGGGCGAGCGTCGCGGCTACGACCGAGTGCTGGACCAAGTGTCCAGGCCGCTTATGCAGGCTGTACGCGAACAAGTAGTCTTCGAATCCAGGCAGACGACCTATCCAGACGGTGTCGTGTCGAATTTCTCTTTTCAAGGTGCTGACCAAGCACGACCGCTGTGGCGTTATCCGGACCTCGGACCCCATACCGTGTTTCTGGCCAATATCATTGGCCGGACGTTGACCGAGCAGATGCGCGAAGAGTCTCGTTATCTGCGCAGCCACGCCCGGGCGCGGGCGATGCTGAAGGAGGTGGTCGAGATGCCCGATCAACAGGCAGATCGGGTGCTGCGCTCAATTGAGCAGAATCGTGGCGAGTTGAGCAATGTGCTTGCCAAGGAAATGCCCGTCCTGCAACAGGCCGGGGTGTGGGCCGAGATCGTTGATGCTGTCTCGCAGG
This is a stretch of genomic DNA from Pseudomonas marvdashtae. It encodes these proteins:
- the guaB gene encoding IMP dehydrogenase, whose translation is MLRISQEALTFDDILLVPGYSEVLPNEVSLKTRLTRGIELNIPLVSAAMDTVTEARLAIAMAQEGGIGIIHKNMTIEQQAAEVRKVKRFEAGVVKDPITIEADATVRDLFELTRMHNISGVPVLHDGDLVGIVTSRDVRFENRLDATVRQVMTPKERLVTVKEGIGKDEVRELLHKHRIERVLIVDDKFALKGMMTVNDIEKAKAYPLASKDDQGRLRVGAAVGTGKDTGDRVAALVNAGVDVVVVDTAHGHSKGVIDRVRWVKQNFPDVQVIGGNIATGAAAKALAEAGADAVKVGIGPGSICTTRIVAGVGVPQISAIANVAAALEGTGVPLIADGGIRFSGDLSKAIVAGASCVMMGSMFAGTEEAPGEIELFQGRSYKAYRGMGSLGAMSQAQGSSDRYFQDSSAGAEKLVPEGIEGRVPYKGTLSAIIHQLMGGLRSSMGYTGSADIEEMRTKPEFVRITGAGMAESHVHDVQITKEAPNYRVG
- the guaA gene encoding glutamine-hydrolyzing GMP synthase, translating into MALDIHAHRILILDFGSQYTQLIARRVREIGVYCELHPFDMDDEAIREFAPKGVILAGGPESVHEADSPRCPQAVFDLGVPVFGICYGMQTMAEQLGGKVEGSDLREFGYARVDVVGKSRLLDGIEDHIDADGLFGLDVWMSHGDKVTRMPEDFHILASTPSCPIAGMFNDDRRYYGVQFHPEVTHTKQGGRILSRFILDICGCEALWTPSKIAEDAIAQVRAQVGTDNVLLGLSGGVDSSVVAALLHKAIGDQLTCVFVDNGLLRLHEGEQVMAMFAENMGVKVIRANAEEQFLNNLAGESDPEKKRKIIGRTFIDVFDAQSNKLDNIKYLAQGTIYPDVIESAGAKSGKAHVIKSHHNVGGLPEEMNLKLVEPLRELFKDEVRRLGLELGLPYDMVYRHPFPGPGLGVRILGEVKKEYADLLRRADHIFIEELRKADWYHKVSQAFVVFQPVKSVGVVGDGRRYAWVVALRAVETIDFMTARWAHLPYELLETVSGRIINEIEGISRVTYDVSSKPPATIEWE
- a CDS encoding Fic family protein — protein: MTDLPADPIGAAWLAQIYGVQPLGRLPVMSQVGGRRATQVTDGFRMESYTEAMRPDEEPAAHLQFHLRHEVPHLEFLARLFEKTGPVFVQDWVTVEPTGQYARRAAFLYEWLTGDTLVVPERLGGNYVDAIDEAKLVSATRDRVVKVQRWRVNDNLPGTREFCPCVVKTEAVMRAVGLDVPRLFGELTDEFGEDLLMRSAVWMTLRESKASFAIEGEADRVGRVQRFADVMARRTGQGAVPLSNAALAELQQEILGDRTTIAHFGVRQSPVFVGETVRYQEVVHYVAPAADEIGAMLEGLKVFLERTQGQSSVMRSAVTAFGFVYIHPLADGNGRVHRFLVNDVLRRDGVIPDPVILPISAVITDDAGERRGYDRVLDQVSRPLMQAVREQVVFESRQTTYPDGVVSNFSFQGADQARPLWRYPDLGPHTVFLANIIGRTLTEQMREESRYLRSHARARAMLKEVVEMPDQQADRVLRSIEQNRGELSNVLAKEMPVLQQAGVWAEIVDAVSQAFAQDGGVGAAVIDRYRPGKPVDR